One window of Terriglobia bacterium genomic DNA carries:
- a CDS encoding tetratricopeptide repeat protein, with protein MKFHYQPMRGRGAVGVAAISLLATALAVNLAAQDTARQHAERGIGLAQSGNLPAAETELRRAAQLDPHNAELLGNLGTVLAMEGKLEESTPILKEAAQHNPQALVLRQYLAANLWQLHKFAEAKTQLQLILKAQPQNKQAIFLLGMVSADLKDYAAAARLLGSVPDLVRQHAESVAALALSQYCTGAKEEARKTLGILLEHAGDAKAALLGAHVASQAGDYEESLCLLEPSEASNPGFPELAYQIALAEYHLGRYADCETKLLALAHARQDSSETENLLGWCYEKQGKHRPAISALRQAIALGPDQESNYLDLGGILRETRSLPATLAVATQGVERFPKSGRIWGLKGSAELGMSHYPDAIRSYSRAYELDPSDASALLGLGEAREGHGSSAEAEKTFEEGARKFPRDARFDLEYAFLLLRRADAGDKTAAPRAVELLRKALAIDPASAEAHYQLGSLALEGGRPKEAFDELQKAAQLEPDASKIHFALARACRHLGQKDAAAREMAIFQKLKEQELSMAEAAPAGMGSR; from the coding sequence CAGTCCGGTAACCTGCCTGCCGCGGAGACGGAGCTTCGCCGAGCCGCGCAGCTTGACCCGCACAATGCCGAACTGCTGGGCAACCTCGGGACTGTGCTGGCCATGGAAGGCAAGCTGGAAGAATCAACGCCGATCCTGAAGGAGGCTGCGCAGCATAATCCGCAGGCGCTGGTGTTGAGGCAATATCTGGCCGCAAATCTGTGGCAGCTCCACAAGTTTGCAGAAGCCAAAACGCAGCTCCAGCTTATTCTGAAGGCCCAGCCGCAGAACAAGCAGGCCATCTTCTTGCTGGGAATGGTTTCTGCAGACCTCAAAGATTACGCAGCGGCGGCGCGGCTGCTTGGTTCGGTCCCCGATCTCGTTCGCCAGCATGCCGAGTCTGTGGCGGCGCTGGCGCTCTCGCAATACTGCACAGGCGCAAAGGAAGAGGCGCGAAAGACGCTCGGCATCTTGCTGGAACATGCGGGCGACGCTAAGGCTGCGCTGCTGGGCGCTCACGTTGCTTCACAAGCGGGCGACTATGAGGAATCGCTCTGCCTGCTGGAGCCGTCAGAGGCTTCGAATCCCGGGTTCCCGGAGCTTGCGTATCAGATCGCGCTTGCCGAGTACCACCTCGGACGATATGCGGATTGCGAGACAAAACTGCTTGCGCTGGCTCACGCCAGGCAGGACTCCAGCGAAACTGAGAACCTGCTGGGGTGGTGCTACGAAAAACAGGGCAAGCACCGCCCTGCGATTTCCGCCCTGCGGCAGGCCATTGCGCTCGGCCCTGATCAGGAATCGAATTATCTTGACCTGGGCGGAATCTTGCGCGAAACAAGATCATTGCCTGCAACGCTTGCGGTCGCCACGCAGGGCGTCGAACGTTTTCCCAAGTCCGGCCGCATTTGGGGCCTGAAGGGCTCCGCCGAGTTGGGGATGAGCCATTATCCCGACGCCATCAGGTCCTATTCCCGCGCTTACGAACTGGACCCGTCTGACGCCAGCGCGCTGCTGGGATTGGGCGAGGCGAGGGAAGGCCACGGCTCATCCGCTGAGGCGGAGAAAACTTTTGAGGAAGGCGCCAGGAAATTCCCGCGCGATGCGCGCTTCGACCTTGAATATGCGTTTCTGCTGCTGCGCAGGGCCGATGCGGGCGACAAGACGGCAGCGCCGCGCGCGGTTGAGCTGCTCCGCAAAGCCCTCGCCATCGATCCTGCGAGCGCTGAAGCTCATTACCAGCTCGGCAGTCTCGCTCTCGAAGGCGGCAGGCCGAAGGAAGCCTTCGACGAATTGCAGAAGGCCGCGCAACTCGAGCCCGATGCCAGTAAGATTCATTTTGCCCTGGCGCGCGCCTGCCGTCACCTGGGGCAGAAAGACGCGGCGGCGCGCGAGATGGCCATCTTCCAAAAGCTTAAGGAACAGGAACTCTCGATGGCTGAGGCCGCACCGGCCGGCATGGGATCGCGATAA
- a CDS encoding CRTAC1 family protein has translation MKRRQFLKISAGLVSAAMWPGELASAAAARGEIFTDVTAEAGITWRQFNGESPDRFLIEAMGGGVAVADFDGDGRLDIFLVNGGETPRGRSPAPLANALYRNLGNLKFEDVASRAGVAHTPFYGMGAAAADFDNDGFQDLFVTGYPRCALFHNNGDGTFSDVTDKAGVANPGRWAASAAWLDYDRDGRLDLVVCNYVQFSFDDPKSCQYQGIRTYCEQRAYVGLPLSLYHNNGDGTFRDVSGSSGLSSYVGRSLGVVAIDVDDDGWTDLFVARDASPNLLLINQRNGTFEDVGLDAEVAYDENGRAKSGMGVDAGDVNGDGWPDFVVTNFNDEYHSLYLNHGSMPWQDWTTRSELARYTRADVGWGTRFLDFDNSGRLGLFIVNGHISQVIGMVRRDVTYKERPLLLSNNGQAVFEDVGASAGATFSQGYDARGLAIGDLDNDGGPDAIFTCLNNSPVLLRNNVAHENSWIGFTLKGIKSNRDAIGAKLILQSGGRRLVRWIAGGSSYLSSQDKRVVFGLGRAPAQMLSTVEIRWPSGQTQKVFGLAANRYHAIEEAPK, from the coding sequence ATGAAACGCAGACAGTTTCTCAAAATTTCCGCTGGTCTGGTTTCAGCCGCGATGTGGCCGGGCGAGCTGGCTTCTGCAGCGGCTGCGCGTGGCGAAATCTTCACCGACGTTACTGCCGAGGCGGGAATCACCTGGCGCCAATTCAACGGCGAATCTCCGGACCGTTTCCTGATTGAAGCGATGGGTGGCGGCGTGGCGGTGGCAGACTTCGACGGCGACGGCAGGCTTGATATCTTCCTCGTCAACGGCGGTGAGACTCCCCGCGGCAGGAGCCCGGCGCCCCTCGCCAACGCACTCTACCGCAATCTCGGAAACTTGAAATTTGAGGACGTTGCCTCGCGCGCCGGAGTCGCCCACACTCCGTTTTACGGCATGGGCGCCGCGGCGGCCGATTTTGACAATGACGGCTTCCAGGATTTGTTCGTCACCGGCTACCCGCGCTGCGCGCTGTTCCACAACAACGGCGACGGAACGTTCTCGGACGTGACGGACAAAGCGGGTGTCGCCAATCCGGGGCGCTGGGCCGCAAGCGCGGCGTGGCTCGACTACGACCGCGACGGCCGCTTGGACCTGGTGGTCTGCAATTACGTTCAATTTTCCTTCGACGACCCGAAGAGCTGCCAGTATCAAGGCATCCGCACTTATTGCGAGCAGAGGGCGTATGTGGGACTCCCTCTTTCGCTTTATCACAACAATGGCGACGGAACGTTCAGGGACGTGAGCGGATCCTCCGGCCTGTCCAGCTATGTCGGGCGTTCCCTGGGCGTAGTCGCGATCGACGTGGATGACGACGGCTGGACCGACCTCTTTGTAGCGCGCGACGCCTCGCCCAATCTTCTGCTCATCAACCAGCGCAACGGAACGTTTGAGGACGTGGGCCTCGACGCCGAGGTGGCCTACGACGAAAACGGGAGGGCCAAGTCCGGCATGGGCGTGGATGCCGGGGACGTGAACGGCGACGGCTGGCCGGATTTCGTAGTGACCAACTTTAATGACGAGTACCACTCCCTTTATCTCAACCACGGCTCGATGCCCTGGCAGGACTGGACTACACGTTCGGAGCTGGCGCGGTACACTCGCGCCGACGTGGGATGGGGAACGCGGTTCCTCGACTTCGACAATAGCGGCCGCCTGGGTCTCTTCATTGTAAACGGACACATCAGCCAGGTGATTGGGATGGTACGCCGCGACGTGACGTACAAGGAGCGGCCGCTGCTCCTTTCCAATAACGGCCAAGCTGTTTTCGAAGATGTGGGAGCGTCTGCGGGCGCAACCTTCAGCCAGGGGTACGATGCGCGCGGCCTGGCAATCGGGGACCTTGATAATGACGGCGGCCCGGACGCCATTTTTACCTGCTTGAACAATTCTCCGGTCCTGCTGCGCAATAACGTGGCGCATGAGAATTCCTGGATCGGTTTCACGCTCAAGGGAATAAAAAGCAACCGCGACGCCATCGGCGCCAAGCTCATCCTGCAATCCGGAGGGCGTCGCCTGGTGCGCTGGATCGCCGGCGGATCGAGTTATCTTTCCTCACAGGATAAACGGGTTGTTTTCGGACTTGGGCGCGCACCTGCACAAATGCTCTCGACCGTGGAAATTCGCTGGCCAAGCGGACAAACACAGAAGGTTTTCGGCCTTGCCGCGAACCGCTACCACGCCATCGAGGAAGCCCCAAAGTGA